One window of the Xiphophorus hellerii strain 12219 chromosome 15, Xiphophorus_hellerii-4.1, whole genome shotgun sequence genome contains the following:
- the ankef1a gene encoding ankyrin repeat and EF-hand domain-containing protein 1 — translation MSCAVARGRLQVLQIYRLLQWIHKGEKEEIEKMVKLGVKNLINLTEPQEGLGVLHLAVSANNSDLVEFLLSLGAHPDVQDKMGRTPAMLAAELGNQEILSLLFQKQPDMTLVDMQGKGVLFYCSYPTKRHAHCLELALQNGADPNNISRSGVHVLSMMCEKANECTPLCLTLLDAGADPNAANETTGVTALMEAARTGSLPVVRHILRNRGNPNTLDKNGFNAVHYAALSGCFEVIMVLSGFAADMSVVNTESCTPLHYAAAAGTAPSCKFLAQRGCNPKVKNKEGLLARQIAKESGLKAAVKELKKAERAFGKSKKSTGGSYMSDLWALTLHDWSNEYQAELVEAFRDQFGFADLDTFKSVLENLRAPVEPDNLNLVFSAHDKKGEGLINVNEFIKGTKYIKKVFRLSVYTTQKKKKEKGPKMKKKKKGPFVLPIPICTLVPELKPRRPDGGPPHFMIEKYHNLTDVRRFDSEHPPLHPIVNDSWWYIEKPNKVYINMNYCVRNGDLESLNLAFDDGVPVDTQDEFYKTPLMEACISGNYELVQYLLEKGADVSICDQFFWTALHHAANRGYLEIVELLVNAGADVNAKALNDGTPLMRAIESSSFSCVEFLINAGAKVNSETKKGVTCLDVARHFGETSIESLVQEKVNALPDPKKSKPKPTKKKVAAAGGAVQSKTMTGTSGRTPTQMDSKSIILHNSRITAGKTNTVDISFVPKTIWGEPPTTSQLMSNIARQKGRITLEVDLDDLLIPFSQRFQRRILELTKPKTKLEESQRQRQVS, via the exons ATGAGCTGCGCGGTGGCAAGGGGCCGTCTGCAGGTCCTCCAGATCTACCGCCTGCTGCAGTGGATCCACaaaggagagaaggaggagaTCGAGAAGATGGTGAAGCTCGGGGTGAAGAACCTCATCAACCTCACCGAGCCACAGGAAGGCCTGGGAGTGCTCCACCTGGCGGTTTCCGCCAACAATAGCG ACCTTGTTGAGTTTCTCCTCTCCCTCGGCGCCCATCCCGACGTCCAAGACAAGATGGGCCGCACGCCCGCCATGCTAGCAGCGGAGCTGGGGAACCAGGAGATTTTATCGCTACTGTTCCAGAAGCAGCCTGACATGACCCTAGTGGACATGCAGGGCAAAG GCGTGCTATTCTACTGCAGCTACCCCACCAAGCGCCACGCCCACTGCCTAGAACTGGCGCTGCAGAACGGGGCCGATCCCAACAACATCTCCCGCAGCGGGGTTCACGTTCTTAGCATGATGTGTGAGAAAGCTAACGAGTGCACCCCCTTGTGTCTCACCCTGCTGGATGCTGGTGCAGACCCCAACGCGGcaaatgag ACAACGGGCGTGACGGCGCTGATGGAGGCTGCCAGGACGGGCTCCCTGCCGGTTGTTCGGCACATCCTCAGGAACCGTGGAAACCCGAACACCCTGGACAAAAACGGTTTCAACGCAGTACACTACGCCGCCCTGAGCGGCTGTTTTGAG GTAATCATGGTGCTGTCAGGATTTGCAGCAGATATGAGTGTGGTTAACACAGAAAGCTGTACGCCCTTACACTACGCCGCCGCCGCAGGCACTGCCCCGTCCTGCAAGTTCCTTGCTCAGAGAG GTTGTAACCCCAAAGTAAAGAACAAGGAAGGTTTGCTGGCACGTCAGATTGCCAAAGAATCAGGACTCAAGGCAGCGGTCAAGGAGCTGAAGAAAGCAGAGCGGGCATTTGGGAAAAGCAAAAAATCCACCGGTGGCAGCTACATGTCAGATCTCTGGGCTCTGACCCTTCACGATTGGTCAAACGAGTACCAGGCTGAATTAGTGGAAGCCTTTAGGGACCAATTTGGCTTTGCTGACTTAGACACCTTCAAGTCCGTGTTAGAGAACCTGCGCGCTCCGGTTGAACCAGACAACCTCAACCTAGTCTTCTCAGCACACGACAAGAAGGGAGAGGGCCTGATCAACGTGAATGAGTTCATCAAAGGCACCAAGTACATCAAGAAAGTCTTCCGTCTCTCTGTGTACACGactcagaagaaaaagaaagaaaaggggcctaagatgaagaagaagaagaaaggccCGTTTGTCCTCCCCATACCCATTTGCACCCTCGTGCCAGAGCTCAAGCCCCGACGGCCCGACGGCGGCCCGCCTCACTTCATGATTGAGAAGTACCACAACTTGACAGACGTTCGCCGCTTTGACAGTGAGCACCCGCCGCTTCATCCCATAGTCAACGACTCGTGGTGGTACATAGAGAAGCCAAACAAAGTTTACATCAACATGAACTACTGTGTGAGGAACGGAGATTTGGAGTCTCTGAACCTCGCCTTCGACGACGGAGTACCTGTGGACACTCAGGATGAATTTTACAAGACCCCGCTGATGGAGGCATGCATCAGCGGCAACTACGAGTTGGTCCAGTACCTTTTAGAAAAGGG GGCTGACGTGAGCATCTGTGACCAGTTCTTCTGGACGGCCCTCCACCACGCGGCCAACAGGGGATATTTGGAAATTGTGGAGCTTTTGGTGAATGCCGGGGCCGACGTCAACGCAAAGGCCCTCAACGACGGCACGCCGCTCATGCGAGCCATCGAgagctccagcttctcctgtgTGGAATTCCTCATCAATGCCGGGGCCAAAGTCAATTCAGAGACCAAGAAAG GAGTAACCTGCCTTGATGTGGCCAGACACTTTGGAGAAACCAGTATAGAGAGCCTGGTTCAGGAAAAGGTGAACGCTCTGCCAGACCCCAAGAAATCAAAACCTAAACCTACTAAAAAGAAG GTGGCTgctgcagggggcgctgtgcAGAGCAAGACGATGACTGGGACATCAGGGAGGACGCCCACGCAGATGGACTCCAAAAGCATCATCCTCCATAACAGCAGGATCACCGCAGGAAAAACTAACACAGTGGATATTAGCTTTGTGCCAAAAACC atttggGGTGAACCGCCCACCACCAGCCAGCTGATGTCAAACATAGCGAGACAAAAGGGTCGCATCACCTTGGAGGTGGACTTGGACGACTTGTTGATCCCTTTCAGCCAGCGCTTCCAGAGACGGATCCTGGAGCTTACCAAGCCGAAGACCAAACTGGAGGAaagccagagacagagacaaGTGTCCTAA